Proteins from a single region of Tumebacillus amylolyticus:
- the murB gene encoding UDP-N-acetylmuramate dehydrogenase, producing MKREEIQKLFTGEQVGEVLFDELMSKHTSWRIGGPADVFILPTEQEHLVRIMQLTHQHGIPWYVIGKGSNLLVRDGGWRGVVIKLADNFSDLSITGDRLTAQGGRSFVSAAHHAIRQGVSGLEFATGIPGTVGGAVMMNAGAHGGEVKDVLIDCHVLSPQGDVIHLTHADLKFDYRYSVLKDDPMIVLDATFQLGKGDAEEMSERVRNWAKRRQSTQPLSLPSCGSVFRNPEGTHAGFLVQEAGLKGTRIGGAQISELHGNFIVNVGGAKAADVVALIELVQRTISERYGHDLHPEVRIVGDDSIGG from the coding sequence AGGTGCTGTTTGACGAACTCATGTCCAAACACACTTCGTGGCGCATTGGCGGCCCGGCCGACGTGTTCATCCTCCCGACCGAACAGGAGCACCTCGTGCGAATCATGCAACTGACTCATCAACACGGCATTCCGTGGTACGTGATCGGCAAAGGTTCGAACTTGCTGGTGCGGGACGGCGGGTGGCGAGGTGTCGTCATCAAACTGGCTGACAATTTTTCCGACTTGAGCATCACAGGCGACCGTCTGACTGCACAGGGAGGACGCTCCTTCGTTTCTGCCGCCCACCATGCGATTCGACAAGGAGTAAGCGGTTTAGAGTTTGCAACAGGGATTCCGGGAACGGTCGGCGGCGCGGTGATGATGAACGCCGGGGCGCACGGTGGTGAGGTGAAAGACGTGTTGATCGATTGTCACGTGCTAAGCCCGCAGGGAGACGTCATCCATCTGACGCATGCCGACTTGAAATTCGACTACCGCTACAGTGTGCTCAAGGACGACCCGATGATCGTGCTCGACGCGACCTTTCAATTAGGAAAGGGAGACGCGGAGGAGATGAGCGAACGGGTTCGCAACTGGGCGAAACGCCGTCAAAGCACGCAACCGCTCTCACTTCCAAGTTGCGGCAGTGTGTTCCGCAATCCGGAAGGCACGCACGCGGGCTTTTTGGTTCAAGAGGCGGGGCTCAAGGGCACACGGATCGGCGGTGCGCAAATCTCGGAACTCCACGGCAACTTTATCGTGAACGTCGGGGGAGCGAAGGCAGCAGATGTCGTGGCACTGATCGAACTCGTACAACGGACTATTTCAGAAAGATACGGACATGACCTTCACCCGGAAGTTCGGATCGTAGGAGACGATTCTATCGGGGGGTGA
- a CDS encoding cell division protein FtsQ/DivIB, whose translation MHETPSTIAETYTAKTAEPTRKRRPNWKALLFVVVFFVLLLVAGFLQSPLSAVTTIDVKGNHAIRYEEIVRASGITKGMSFWRISETKAADAILKAYPVVQTADIQVSWTGNVVIAVAEKAVSGTLVGQDGFYSILQDGTVLEKTTKPSDSMPLITMENLPPIKAGEVVQDANVQALAKQIPEVERNTLDQISEVRIPAKGPWQVFMRDKFEVRVPELQFAVKMNAYQKFRNSLPADTPPGVLNLLESNYLQEYKSTAKKEGE comes from the coding sequence ATGCACGAAACGCCCTCCACTATCGCCGAGACCTACACCGCCAAGACCGCAGAGCCGACCCGCAAGCGCCGCCCGAATTGGAAGGCGCTGCTTTTTGTTGTCGTGTTTTTCGTACTCCTCTTAGTGGCTGGCTTTTTGCAATCCCCTCTGTCGGCGGTCACGACCATCGACGTGAAGGGCAACCATGCGATCCGTTACGAAGAGATCGTGCGCGCGTCCGGGATCACAAAAGGCATGAGCTTCTGGCGCATCTCGGAGACGAAGGCCGCCGATGCCATCCTCAAGGCGTACCCGGTGGTGCAGACGGCCGATATCCAAGTGTCGTGGACAGGCAACGTCGTAATCGCCGTCGCAGAGAAGGCCGTTTCCGGGACGCTTGTCGGACAGGACGGCTTCTACAGCATCTTGCAAGACGGTACGGTGCTTGAGAAGACGACGAAACCGAGTGATTCGATGCCGCTGATCACGATGGAGAACCTGCCGCCGATCAAGGCGGGAGAAGTGGTTCAAGATGCCAACGTGCAGGCTTTGGCGAAACAAATTCCCGAAGTTGAGCGCAACACGCTCGATCAGATCTCCGAAGTGCGAATTCCGGCGAAAGGGCCGTGGCAGGTCTTCATGCGGGACAAGTTCGAAGTTCGCGTGCCGGAGTTGCAGTTTGCGGTCAAGATGAACGCTTACCAGAAGTTCCGGAACTCGCTCCCGGCCGACACGCCGCCGGGCGTACTCAACTTGCTGGAATCGAACTATTTACAAGAGTACAAATCGACTGCGAAGAAGGAAGGGGAGTAG
- a CDS encoding DUF881 domain-containing protein, with protein sequence MPFKPDKRLRLTVSLTMISVILGLMLSMQYKNMRVTADAQAKLPTIDPKAQYTADQLNRIKDENKGLEEEIEKLNKTLHGLEKQAGDVDQNLAPEIRDDLTKYKIMSGLLAVKGPGITFTVDDNKKDIPADKDVLLYITHDSDLRMLVNELFIAGAEAVSINGQRITTTTGIVCIGTMVKVNNQRITTPFVFTAIGDPKNMINALETRGGVIELLTRPENGRYLTITPPKQSPTVTIPGYAGDFNGMKK encoded by the coding sequence ATGCCGTTCAAACCTGACAAACGGTTGCGCCTGACCGTCTCACTGACGATGATCTCTGTCATTCTCGGACTGATGCTCTCGATGCAATACAAGAACATGCGCGTCACAGCCGATGCACAAGCAAAACTGCCGACGATCGATCCCAAGGCTCAGTACACCGCCGACCAACTCAATCGGATCAAGGATGAGAACAAAGGGTTGGAAGAAGAGATCGAGAAGCTCAATAAAACGTTGCACGGCTTGGAGAAGCAAGCGGGCGATGTGGACCAGAACCTCGCCCCGGAGATTCGCGACGATTTGACCAAGTACAAGATCATGTCCGGGTTGCTTGCCGTCAAAGGCCCGGGGATCACGTTCACCGTCGATGACAACAAAAAAGACATCCCCGCGGACAAGGACGTCCTGCTCTACATCACTCATGACTCCGACCTGCGCATGCTCGTCAACGAGCTGTTCATCGCCGGAGCCGAAGCGGTTTCGATCAACGGGCAGCGCATTACGACGACCACGGGCATCGTCTGCATCGGCACAATGGTTAAAGTCAACAACCAGCGTATCACCACGCCGTTTGTGTTCACCGCCATCGGGGACCCGAAGAACATGATCAATGCCCTGGAAACACGAGGCGGGGTCATCGAGTTGCTCACCCGCCCGGAGAACGGCCGCTATCTGACGATCACGCCGCCGAAGCAAAGCCCTACCGTTACCATTCCGGGGTATGCGGGCGACTTCAACGGGATGAAGAAATAG
- the murA gene encoding UDP-N-acetylglucosamine 1-carboxyvinyltransferase: MERIAIEGGHKLQGSVRVHGAKNAALPILAASVMAHGESVIEDVPDLQDIRVMVAILRHLGCQVHHEGSTLRVDATGLTGTEVPEHLMRQMRSSIFLMGPILARCGQVRISLPGGCTIGSRPIDLHLKGLQALGARIEEKHGYILCTANRLRGTNIYLDLPSVGATENLIMAAVFADGVTTIHNAAREPEIVDLANYLNAMGAKVHGAGGANVVIEGVHRLQGRAYKVIPDRIVTGTLLLATAATGGEVELTNVQPDHLGAVLSKLEESGVDIRVESNKLFLRANSRPQRIERISTAYYPGFPTDLQSPFMAYLSLADGTSVITESIFEGRYQHVNELARMGAKIKVDMRTAFIEGVPELTGAHVEATDLRAGAALILAGLAANGRTSIGNVHHIDRGYEKVEEVFGSLGARIWRERPDGIS, from the coding sequence GTGGAACGCATAGCCATTGAAGGTGGGCACAAACTTCAGGGCTCCGTGCGCGTACACGGTGCCAAGAACGCGGCCCTGCCGATCTTGGCGGCCAGCGTCATGGCGCATGGAGAAAGCGTGATCGAAGACGTGCCGGATCTGCAGGACATTCGCGTGATGGTTGCGATCCTTCGTCATTTGGGGTGTCAGGTACACCACGAAGGCTCGACGTTGCGAGTGGATGCAACCGGATTGACAGGTACAGAAGTGCCGGAGCACCTCATGCGTCAGATGCGCTCCTCTATTTTTCTGATGGGCCCGATCCTGGCGCGTTGCGGTCAAGTTCGCATCTCGTTGCCGGGCGGTTGTACCATCGGATCGCGTCCGATCGACCTGCATTTGAAAGGTTTGCAGGCGCTCGGAGCCCGCATTGAGGAGAAGCACGGCTATATCCTTTGCACAGCCAATCGACTGCGCGGTACGAACATCTATCTCGATCTGCCAAGTGTCGGAGCGACGGAGAACTTGATCATGGCCGCGGTGTTTGCTGACGGTGTGACGACGATTCATAACGCCGCACGCGAGCCGGAGATCGTCGATCTCGCCAACTACTTGAACGCGATGGGCGCCAAAGTCCACGGAGCAGGCGGGGCGAATGTCGTCATCGAGGGCGTACACCGCTTGCAGGGTCGAGCGTACAAGGTCATCCCGGACCGCATCGTAACCGGCACGCTGTTGTTGGCTACCGCTGCGACGGGGGGCGAAGTGGAACTGACCAACGTCCAACCGGATCATTTGGGAGCTGTGCTCTCGAAGTTGGAAGAGAGCGGTGTAGACATTCGCGTGGAAAGCAACAAGTTGTTCCTGCGCGCGAATTCCAGACCGCAACGCATTGAGCGGATCAGCACCGCGTACTACCCCGGTTTCCCGACCGACTTGCAGTCGCCGTTCATGGCGTACTTGAGTCTGGCAGACGGAACCTCGGTCATCACCGAGTCGATTTTTGAAGGACGTTACCAACATGTGAATGAATTGGCGCGCATGGGGGCGAAGATCAAAGTCGACATGCGGACTGCCTTCATTGAAGGCGTGCCGGAGTTGACGGGGGCGCACGTAGAGGCGACCGATCTGCGGGCAGGTGCTGCCTTGATACTGGCGGGCCTCGCCGCGAACGGTCGGACGTCGATTGGCAACGTGCACCACATCGACAGAGGGTATGAGAAGGTTGAGGAAGTATTTGGAAGTTTGGGTGCCAGAATCTGGCGTGAAAGGCCGGATGGCATCTCTTGA
- a CDS encoding small basic family protein, whose translation MIWIPVFGLVLGVLLGFSFNLYIPLQYSSYLSIAILAALDTVFGGIRASLEKHFDSSVFISGFFFNTLLAALLAFIGVQLGVDLYLAAVFAFGVRLFNNLASIRRLIVNRSRSQEKNS comes from the coding sequence ATGATTTGGATTCCGGTCTTCGGACTTGTGCTCGGCGTCCTGCTCGGGTTCTCGTTCAACCTCTACATCCCGTTGCAGTACAGCTCTTATCTCTCCATTGCCATTCTCGCAGCGTTGGATACCGTTTTTGGCGGGATTCGTGCGAGTTTGGAGAAACATTTCGACAGCTCAGTGTTCATCAGCGGGTTCTTTTTTAACACGTTGCTGGCAGCTCTTTTGGCCTTTATCGGGGTTCAATTGGGTGTGGATCTGTACTTGGCGGCTGTGTTTGCGTTCGGGGTACGCTTGTTCAACAACCTCGCTTCGATCCGCCGTCTGATTGTCAACCGATCCCGCTCCCAAGAGAAAAATAGTTGA
- a CDS encoding DUF881 domain-containing protein, protein MQTKHKVSLFLVSFLLGSMLTVQFSTVHRPREDNNVVDNVQLNAELATEKDRQKFYNSEIDRLEQQVNTYQNKQGNREELAKAMADDLDKIKGLAGVKPLKGNGIIITIEDSFDAIAAGGDPSKAASLDYYLYQLINYLNGNDAQAISVENHRIISLSSIRSISMNNLQVNAVMINPKSITIKAVGNIEQMKIGMNLFPQFFREMGKDFKITDVTNGSLTIPAYDAPVEFKYAQPEGDKKL, encoded by the coding sequence ATGCAAACCAAGCACAAGGTCAGTTTGTTCCTGGTCAGCTTCCTACTTGGCAGCATGCTGACCGTCCAGTTTTCCACCGTGCATCGTCCGCGCGAGGACAACAACGTGGTGGACAATGTCCAGCTGAACGCCGAGCTCGCGACGGAGAAGGATCGCCAGAAGTTTTACAACAGCGAGATCGATCGTCTGGAGCAACAGGTGAACACGTATCAAAACAAACAAGGTAACCGCGAGGAATTGGCCAAGGCGATGGCAGACGACCTCGACAAAATCAAGGGGCTCGCCGGCGTGAAACCGCTCAAGGGCAACGGAATCATCATCACCATCGAGGATTCCTTCGACGCGATTGCAGCCGGGGGCGACCCGAGCAAGGCCGCGTCTCTTGACTATTACTTGTACCAACTGATCAATTACCTCAACGGCAATGACGCACAGGCGATCTCTGTAGAGAACCATCGGATCATCTCACTGTCTTCGATCCGTTCCATCTCCATGAACAATCTGCAAGTCAACGCCGTGATGATCAACCCGAAGTCGATCACGATCAAAGCGGTCGGGAACATAGAGCAGATGAAGATCGGGATGAACTTGTTCCCGCAGTTCTTCCGCGAGATGGGGAAAGACTTCAAAATCACCGACGTCACCAACGGCAGCCTGACCATCCCGGCGTATGATGCGCCCGTCGAATTCAAGTATGCCCAACCTGAAGGAGATAAAAAACTATGA
- the ftsA gene encoding cell division protein FtsA, whose amino-acid sequence MTNGDIIVSLDIGTSKVRAIIGEMSGTGIQIIGVGSAEGDGIRKGAIVDIDKTVQSIRSAIDHAERMVGIEIASAYVGISGNHISLQSSRGVVAVNSPNREIGEEDIDRVLQASRVIALPPEREIIDVVPKMYIVDGLDEIADPRGMIGVRLEVEAYIITGSRTVIHNLMRCVERAGVQIAGLVLSPLAASTIALTSDERKLGVGLVDIGAGQTTISVFKNGILEATGVLPVGGDHVTNDIGIGLRTQTDVAERVKVRHGCALVSAANQEETFKVSRVGSNVDKEFNQVDLSNIIEPRMQEIFQMVRQEVERMGFKDMPGGYVLTGGVAAIPSVDKLGEYELDANVRVAIPDYLGVKDTSFVNGVGIIKYVGRNITRKPEAQSAPRRKQTNGGGGNTGGGGLVDRIKSWFSEFV is encoded by the coding sequence TTGACAAACGGCGACATCATCGTCAGCTTAGACATAGGAACATCCAAAGTGCGAGCCATCATTGGTGAAATGAGTGGCACGGGCATCCAAATTATAGGCGTCGGTTCTGCTGAAGGCGATGGAATCCGTAAAGGTGCAATCGTTGACATAGACAAGACCGTACAGTCGATCCGCTCCGCCATCGATCATGCTGAACGCATGGTAGGTATCGAGATCGCTTCTGCATATGTCGGCATCTCCGGCAACCACATTTCCCTTCAGTCCAGCCGAGGCGTCGTAGCTGTCAATTCACCGAATCGCGAGATCGGTGAGGAGGATATAGATCGCGTCTTACAAGCTTCGCGCGTGATCGCATTGCCGCCGGAGCGTGAGATTATCGACGTTGTGCCGAAGATGTACATCGTTGACGGTTTGGATGAAATCGCGGATCCGCGTGGCATGATCGGGGTTCGCTTGGAAGTGGAAGCATACATCATCACCGGTTCCCGCACGGTCATTCACAACCTGATGCGCTGTGTGGAGCGCGCAGGTGTACAGATTGCGGGGCTCGTCTTGTCGCCGCTGGCGGCGAGCACGATCGCACTTACCAGCGACGAGCGCAAGCTCGGTGTCGGGCTCGTCGATATCGGCGCCGGCCAGACGACCATATCGGTTTTCAAGAACGGTATATTGGAAGCAACCGGCGTGCTTCCGGTCGGCGGTGACCATGTCACCAATGACATCGGCATCGGACTGCGCACGCAGACCGACGTCGCGGAACGCGTCAAGGTGCGCCACGGTTGTGCTTTGGTCTCGGCGGCCAACCAAGAGGAGACATTCAAAGTCTCCCGCGTCGGCAGCAATGTGGACAAGGAATTCAACCAAGTCGATCTTTCGAATATCATCGAGCCGCGCATGCAGGAGATCTTTCAGATGGTACGCCAAGAAGTCGAACGTATGGGCTTCAAGGACATGCCGGGCGGCTACGTCCTCACGGGCGGCGTCGCGGCGATCCCGAGCGTGGACAAGCTTGGTGAATATGAGTTGGATGCGAACGTTCGCGTTGCCATTCCTGACTACCTCGGAGTGAAGGACACGTCCTTCGTCAACGGGGTGGGCATCATCAAATACGTTGGCCGCAACATCACCCGGAAGCCGGAAGCCCAGTCTGCACCGCGCCGCAAGCAAACCAATGGTGGTGGCGGCAACACGGGCGGCGGTGGCCTCGTCGACCGCATCAAGAGCTGGTTCAGCGAATTCGTCTAA
- the ftsZ gene encoding cell division protein FtsZ — MLEFDFDIEAFAQIKVIGCGGGGCNAVNRMIEAGIKGVEFITVNTDAQALHLSKAEHRLQIGEKLTRGLGAGANPDIGKKAAEESREQIANALRGADMVFVTAGMGGGTGTGAAPVVAEIAKELGALTVGVVTKPFTFEGRRRMGQAENGIASLKEKVDTLIVIPNDRLLEIVDKNTPMLEAFREADNVLRQGVQGISDLIAVPGLINVDFADVKTIMTERGSALMGIGVHTGENRAAEAAKKAICSPLLETSIDGARGVLMHIAGGNNLSLFEVNEAADIVSSAADPEVNMIFGAVINPDLKDEIIVTVIATGFEHKERPPAQKPLNKMDIKPFGGNTASSDNLDIPAFLRRNNR; from the coding sequence ATGTTGGAGTTTGATTTTGATATAGAGGCCTTTGCTCAGATTAAGGTCATCGGATGCGGCGGCGGCGGTTGCAACGCGGTAAACCGAATGATTGAAGCGGGCATCAAGGGTGTAGAATTCATCACCGTCAACACCGACGCTCAAGCACTTCACCTCTCCAAGGCGGAGCACCGCCTCCAGATCGGTGAGAAACTGACCCGTGGACTTGGCGCTGGCGCTAACCCGGATATCGGGAAGAAAGCAGCCGAAGAGAGCCGTGAACAGATCGCAAACGCGTTGCGTGGTGCAGACATGGTCTTCGTCACTGCGGGCATGGGTGGCGGTACCGGTACGGGTGCTGCTCCGGTCGTTGCTGAGATCGCGAAGGAACTTGGCGCGCTGACCGTCGGCGTTGTCACCAAGCCTTTCACGTTCGAAGGTCGTCGTCGTATGGGCCAAGCTGAGAACGGCATTGCGTCCCTCAAGGAAAAAGTCGATACGCTGATCGTCATCCCGAATGACCGTCTGTTGGAGATCGTAGACAAAAACACCCCGATGCTGGAAGCGTTCCGTGAAGCGGACAACGTTCTCCGTCAGGGTGTCCAGGGGATCTCCGACCTGATCGCGGTACCGGGCTTGATCAACGTCGACTTTGCAGACGTCAAAACGATCATGACCGAGCGTGGATCGGCCCTTATGGGGATCGGTGTACACACCGGCGAGAACCGTGCAGCAGAAGCGGCCAAGAAAGCAATCTGCTCGCCGTTGCTTGAAACTTCGATCGACGGCGCACGTGGCGTGCTGATGCACATCGCAGGCGGCAACAACCTGTCTCTGTTCGAAGTCAACGAAGCGGCTGATATCGTTTCTTCGGCAGCTGACCCGGAAGTGAACATGATCTTTGGTGCGGTCATCAACCCGGACCTCAAGGACGAGATCATCGTCACCGTGATCGCGACGGGCTTCGAGCACAAGGAGCGTCCGCCGGCTCAGAAACCGCTCAACAAGATGGATATCAAGCCGTTCGGGGGCAACACTGCTTCCTCGGACAACCTCGACATCCCGGCGTTCCTGCGCCGTAACAACCGCTAA